One Nomascus leucogenys isolate Asia chromosome 22a, Asia_NLE_v1, whole genome shotgun sequence DNA segment encodes these proteins:
- the PAX3 gene encoding paired box protein Pax-3 isoform X2, whose translation MTTLAGAVPRMMRPGPGQNYPRSGFPLEVSTPLGQGRVNQLGGVFINGRPLPNHIRHKIVEMAHHGIRPCVISRQLRVSHGCVSKILCRYQETGSIRPGAIGGSKPKQVTTPDVEKKIEEYKRENPGMFSWEIRDKLLKDAVCDRNTVPSVSSISRILRSKFGKGEEEEADLERKEAEESEKKAKHSIDGILSERGKVLVSRVSRIKGERERTLLGNGPPKVAPTSAAL comes from the exons ATGACCACGCTGGCCGGCGCTGTGCCCAGGATGATGCGGCCGGGCCCGGGTCAGAACTACCCGCGCAGCGGGTTCCCGCTGGAAG TGTCCACTCCCCTCGGCCAGGGCCGCGTCAACCAGCTCGGCGGCGTTTTTATCAACGGCAGGCCGCTGCCCAACCACATCCGCCACAAGATCGTGGAGATGGCCCACCACGGCATCCGGCCCTGCGTCATCTCGCGCCAGCTGCGCGTGTCCCACGGCTGCGTCTCCAAGATCCTGTGCAGGTACCAGGAGACCGGCTCCATACGTCCTGGTGCCATCGGCGGCAGCAAGCCCAAG CAGGTGACAACGCCTGACGTGGAGAAGAAAATTGAGGAATACAAAAGAGAGAACCCGGGCATGTTCAGCTGGGAAATCCGAGACAAATTACTCAAGGACGCGGTCTGTGATCGAAACACAGTGCCCTCAG TGAGTTCCATCAGCCGCATCCTGAGGAGTAAATTCGGGAAAGGTGAAGAGGAGGAGGCCGACTTggagaggaaggaggcagaggaaagCGAGAAGAAGGCCAAACACAGCATAGATGGCATCCTGAGCGAGCGAG GAAAGGTCCTGGTCTCCAGAGTTTCCCGCattaaaggagagagagagagaactcttTTGGGCAACGGCCCTCCAAAAGTTGCCCCCACATCGGCTGccttataa